The DNA sequence TACCACATGCATGCCTTCGAAACGCTCTAGCGCATCACCCAGGCTCTCGCCGTCGGCCACATAGAAAGGTTGAGCAGCAGGCGCGCCTACGTTCTCACCTACTTCGATCTTCTTGTCGGCCTTGATATCGACTTGGGTCAGGCCATAGTATTCTTTCACCAGACCTTGAACACAGACTTCAACGCCAGGCTGGATCTCTTCGCCGGCCGCTTCGCCTAAGAAGACAAAGATACCGTCAGAAGTGTAAGGCGAGTTGTCACCCTCAACTTCTTGCAGGTAGAAGCCCTTGAACAGGCTGTCGCCACGAGCGGTTACCACACCGCGAATCGTCACTTCCTCTTTAGAGGCATACTCGCCGTCGGCGATCAGTGGGCTAGACTTGCCTGCACCCTGAACGCTGTAAATTGGTGTGATCTTAGCGCCGGTGCAGGTGAAGGCTGGAGCTTCAGGTTCGGTTGGTGCGCTGGCACCATCTAGGTTACCCAGGCCGGTAAAAGTATCGACAGGCAATACTTTCCACTGGCTTTCGACGAAGACGTTTGATGCAACAAGGGCATCTGTGTTGCGCTGCATAGTGACGTTCATGCCCCAGCCACTAGGCGTAGGCACGGCACCTATGATGTCTACCACGGCACCGTCTTTGACCAGTGCTACGGCATCACCGCCGTTGAAATAGAGATTACCCGTGCTGCTGTCGACATCGCTATCCAGGGCGATTTCGGCACTTGGGTGTAAGATCACTTTGAGCTTTTTGGCATCTATGGTGAGACCGTCTAGGGCGACCATATCTAAGGCATTGGTATCGCCATCTTTGTAGCGCACCAGCTTGTAGCCGGTAAGATCTAAGGCGGCGTCGCCTGAATTGTACAGTTCGATCGCCTTATTGTTGCTGTTGCCTTCAACATACTCGCTGATCAGCAGGTCGGCTTTCGCAGAAACGGGCAAAGCCGCGGCTATTGACAGTGCAAGCACTGACAACTTTTTAACATTATCCATTGTTCAACCCCATTTTTATAATAATGCCGCTAATTTTTATTAACGTGCGGCGAGATTGTTACAGAAGTGCTCAAGCCGATTTGTGACGAAGATCACATTCCAAAATAGCGAACATTATGTTTATAAAATACGGTTAATATCTGTACAGCAAATGGCATACATATTAGTAAATTGTGATTAAGCGATTGGTTTCACGGCACAAAACATGAGGTCGCCAGGATTCATTCGTAATGGGATTAGATAATTTCAAGCAAAACAATAGATAAGTTTGAGCATTCAAACATCCAGCACCAAGCCTGATTAGTGCAAATGCTCAACGATTTTACAAACCATGGTTTTATTTTAAGGTCAATTTAACCTTTCTACTGGCAACAAGGTGAAATGTCGAAAGTGTGACAAGCCGCAACTTGGACTGGCGGGGAATCCGATGCAATTCAAACCAGATTCAGCCGCCTGACAAAGTTTGTAAGCTAAATCCAGGATTTAAAGCCAAGGCGTCAGGCAAATGCCAGCAGCTAATGCTACGAGCCGGTGCTACTAGTCGGTGCGACGAGCTAATGCCAAAAGCAGATGCCAAAGCGAACCTCAAAGCCTAGCCCAAAGCCTAGCTCCAAAGCCCAGCTCAGCAGACACTGAGCTTGCTTGGGTATGAAGGATTAATAGATTAACAAAACTCGAAGTGACAGGCGTTTGCCTGCGACCAGCGCAGCAGCTCGACCCGATTACGAGACTGAGTCTTGCGGAAGATAGAGGAAATATGGGCCTTGACCGTGTGCTCGCTGATACATAGGCGATCGGCGATCTCCTTGTTGCGGGCACCGCTGGAGACCAACTGTATGATGGTGCGCTCACGAGTGGTGAGCTTTTGCAGCATGGCGACCATATCCTGGGTCAGCTCTACGCCACTGTCCTGGCGACTCACCAGCTGACGAAACACCTTAGAGATCAAAGGTCTGTCATACCACAGCTCATCGTTGACCATCTTACGCAATCCGGTCAGCGAGAGATCCATACGCTGATCGGAAAACAGCAGGCCGCGCACCCCGAGCAGCAGGGCAGATTCCGGCTCCAGGCTACCGCGTTCGACCTGATAGAGGGCGATGGGCACATGGGGTAATAGACGCGCGACAATCAAGGGCACGCCCTTGCTGTCCAGCGCCGCGCCCTTCTGGGCAATGAGGTAGAAACTGTTACGATCCCGCTCCGGATCCAGGTCGCTGACCTGACGGGCGATACGTGTCTTTAGGCCTATCGATTCAGCCAGAACGGCCAGATGGCACGGTGTTGAATCTTGGTGTAGAAAAACCAGTTCATCAATTTTACTCATACGCTTCTCTCCCTGAAAAGCATCTCAATGCAGTTAACCATATGTGAGTAAGCTATCCCTGTTATTGATCTTTATGAACTTCATTCCTCCTAGTCATAGATACCACTTAATTTATCCATTTATGACTAGTAAAAAAGTATGTCAGCTATATTAACTAACTCTAGTGAGAATAGTTATCACTATTAGTTATATAAAGCTAACTCATCACATCATTAGCATATAATAATGCTTCTGATGTGATAGGCAAGCTACAGATTATTATTGCTTTTTCAGTTTAAGCAGCAGTCTGTCATGCCAGCGTGAAAGCAGCATCACGCTCGCTAGGGCGCCAATAAGCGCCATCCCCATGTCAGACTGGGTGTCCCACACATAGCCCTGGGTCCCCAGGAATGCCTCGGCATCTTCACCCGTTGCCAACGCGACCCACCACTCGATCAACTCATAAAATGCCGACAGCGCCAGGGCGAAACAGCAGACCAGGAAATTGCACCAGGCCCCCTGCTTCACCACTTCGAGGCGCAGAAACACCTCACGGGCCAGCAGCGCGGGAATAAAGCCCTGAGCGAAATGGCCCACCTTGTCATAGTTATTGCGCTCGCTGCCCATCCAGTCGGCTATGGTGTCGAACAGCGGCACCTCGGCATAGGTGTAGTGCCCACCCACCATGAGAATAATGGCGTGGATCAGAATCAGGCCGTAGGCCAGAGAGGTGAGTGGAAACTTCTTGCGGGTCACAAAGAGGATAGGCAGGGCGATCAGCGCGGGAGCAAC is a window from the Shewanella loihica PV-4 genome containing:
- a CDS encoding helix-turn-helix transcriptional regulator, encoding MSKIDELVFLHQDSTPCHLAVLAESIGLKTRIARQVSDLDPERDRNSFYLIAQKGAALDSKGVPLIVARLLPHVPIALYQVERGSLEPESALLLGVRGLLFSDQRMDLSLTGLRKMVNDELWYDRPLISKVFRQLVSRQDSGVELTQDMVAMLQKLTTRERTIIQLVSSGARNKEIADRLCISEHTVKAHISSIFRKTQSRNRVELLRWSQANACHFEFC
- a CDS encoding DUF2238 domain-containing protein, translated to MNKSTVWLTIFFAVLIWSGIEPKDSFTWFLEVAPALIALPILFVTRKKFPLTSLAYGLILIHAIILMVGGHYTYAEVPLFDTIADWMGSERNNYDKVGHFAQGFIPALLAREVFLRLEVVKQGAWCNFLVCCFALALSAFYELIEWWVALATGEDAEAFLGTQGYVWDTQSDMGMALIGALASVMLLSRWHDRLLLKLKKQ